Proteins encoded in a region of the Candidatus Nitrosomarinus catalina genome:
- a CDS encoding cyclophilin-like fold protein — MSNASVSRKQLILEIDGKRKLTCDLKRHLSPRTVGTIMRSLPLEGNSHLLGKSIVYFETSVDSGIERARSEFKKGDVAFLPSTGSFCFFVGNVESAKKMTPIGKFTDDENVLKNVKSGDVIRLYEETT; from the coding sequence TTGTCTAATGCTTCAGTCTCCAGAAAACAATTGATTTTAGAAATTGATGGAAAGAGAAAATTAACTTGTGATTTGAAACGACATTTGTCTCCTAGAACTGTAGGTACTATTATGAGATCATTGCCTTTAGAGGGTAATTCTCATTTATTGGGTAAAAGTATTGTTTATTTTGAAACTAGTGTTGACTCGGGAATTGAACGTGCCAGATCTGAATTTAAAAAAGGTGATGTAGCATTTTTACCTTCTACTGGTAGTTTTTGTTTTTTTGTTGGAAATGTCGAATCTGCTAAAAAAATGACCCCGATTGGTAAATTTACTGATGATGAAAATGTATTGAAGAATGTTAAATCTGGAGATGTTATTCGTCTCTA
- a CDS encoding DNA-directed RNA polymerase subunit K: MSSAEEPKVITPESETLETEADPNLGLNKALDTYRKLIEKNTDNPTEPLTDKEQSNLENRIKEIEEREVVEKIEDHDPVEIPCEKGKITIGPPTLTRFEQARIMGARALQLSLGAPPFIEIPKNARISLDISMEELEKKVIPITIRRVLPNGDYQNIPIDYFI; encoded by the coding sequence TTGTCCAGTGCTGAAGAACCAAAAGTAATTACACCAGAATCTGAAACATTAGAAACAGAAGCAGATCCCAATTTAGGATTAAACAAAGCATTAGACACTTATCGAAAATTAATTGAAAAAAATACAGACAATCCAACAGAACCATTAACAGATAAAGAACAATCAAATCTTGAAAATAGAATTAAAGAAATCGAAGAAAGAGAAGTTGTAGAAAAAATTGAAGATCATGATCCAGTTGAAATTCCTTGTGAAAAGGGCAAAATCACTATTGGACCTCCAACATTAACAAGATTTGAGCAAGCCAGAATCATGGGAGCAAGAGCATTACAATTATCATTAGGAGCACCACCATTTATCGAAATTCCAAAAAATGCAAGAATTTCTTTAGATATTTCAATGGAAGAATTAGAAAAGAAAGTAATTCCAATTACCATTAGAAGAGTTTTGCCAAATGGCGATTATCAAAACATCCCAATTGATTATTTCATATAA
- a CDS encoding DNA-binding protein — translation MLMEDANEPKGQEQTEINIGNDPVMLTAVDVVSKLMNQNNIILKARGNSIPNAVAVANIITEKMLRGVTKIEKINLDTLEKAGIGKMTSTVEIIINKI, via the coding sequence ATGCTCATGGAAGACGCAAATGAACCGAAAGGTCAAGAGCAGACCGAAATAAACATTGGAAACGATCCAGTAATGCTCACTGCTGTAGATGTAGTATCAAAACTCATGAATCAAAATAATATTATTTTGAAAGCAAGAGGAAATTCAATTCCAAATGCAGTAGCAGTGGCAAACATAATTACAGAAAAAATGTTAAGAGGCGTTACCAAAATCGAAAAAATTAATTTAGACACATTAGAAAAAGCTGGAATTGGAAAAATGACATCCACAGTTGAAATAATAATTAATAAAATTTAG
- a CDS encoding transcriptional regulator: MLLPAEIESKTLIPALRAILAKKLAEEHDIREDEISKMLGVTQAAISNYIRGTRGDPSLIAKLLSEKQVAQLIDELCENLASDLAYTPSSLSKFIGLCNYIKSSLLICEIHHNLESNIDEQVCKECENMLLKGPGSVY, from the coding sequence ATGTTACTTCCTGCTGAAATTGAATCTAAAACATTGATTCCTGCATTAAGGGCAATTTTAGCAAAAAAATTGGCTGAAGAACATGATATTAGAGAAGATGAAATATCTAAAATGCTCGGAGTAACTCAAGCTGCTATTAGTAATTACATTAGAGGAACTCGTGGTGATCCATCTTTAATTGCAAAGTTATTATCTGAAAAACAGGTTGCACAATTAATTGATGAATTATGTGAAAATCTTGCTTCTGATTTAGCTTACACTCCTTCTAGTCTTTCAAAATTTATTGGATTGTGTAATTATATCAAATCCAGTTTATTGATTTGTGAAATCCATCACAATTTGGAATCTAATATCGATGAACAAGTTTGTAAAGAATGTGAAAACATGCTTCTAAAAGGTCCTGGTAGCGTTTACTAA
- a CDS encoding asparagine synthase C-terminal domain-containing protein: protein MEDYSSKIYQILEKSCDSSKSQLIALSGGLDSSILANFIKKRKTHGIAIISKDFVSTDLTYCQIISKETNIPLTIYNATTSEILDAVEKTIKILKNFNDIEIRNNVVMYLAIKWAKENNYESIITGDGADELFAGYNFLVNKPENELDAEIKRVCSIMHFPSQKIGEQLGIKIESPFLTEELIKIANEIPSNLKIKQEKETRYGKWILRKTFENHIPLQIVWRKKSPMQDGAGTVGLTNLFESIINEEKFVEKKLTVKKEDNVVIRSKESMYYYEIYKKLYGIPVNDKASTQCPYCKHEVMSSKFCRMCGAFPI, encoded by the coding sequence TTGGAAGATTATTCTAGTAAAATATATCAGATTTTAGAAAAATCTTGTGATTCATCAAAATCCCAACTAATTGCATTATCAGGAGGTTTAGACAGTTCAATTTTGGCAAATTTTATTAAAAAAAGAAAGACACATGGAATTGCAATTATTTCAAAAGATTTTGTTTCTACAGATCTAACATATTGTCAAATAATTTCAAAGGAAACAAACATTCCATTAACAATTTACAATGCAACAACGTCAGAAATTCTGGATGCAGTTGAAAAGACTATTAAAATTTTAAAAAATTTCAATGATATTGAAATTAGAAATAATGTTGTCATGTATTTAGCAATAAAGTGGGCCAAAGAAAATAACTACGAATCAATCATAACAGGAGATGGAGCTGATGAATTATTTGCAGGATACAACTTTCTTGTTAACAAACCTGAAAACGAATTAGATGCAGAAATAAAAAGAGTATGTTCAATAATGCATTTCCCAAGCCAGAAAATAGGCGAACAATTAGGAATAAAAATTGAGTCACCGTTTCTTACAGAAGAATTAATCAAAATTGCAAATGAAATTCCGTCAAATTTGAAAATCAAACAAGAAAAAGAAACAAGGTACGGTAAATGGATTTTACGAAAAACATTTGAAAATCACATACCTTTGCAAATAGTATGGAGAAAAAAATCACCTATGCAAGACGGAGCAGGTACTGTTGGATTAACCAATTTATTTGAATCTATAATTAATGAAGAAAAATTTGTTGAAAAAAAATTAACAGTGAAAAAAGAAGACAACGTAGTGATTAGAAGCAAAGAATCCATGTACTATTATGAAATTTATAAAAAATTATACGGTATTCCAGTAAATGATAAAGCAAGTACTCAGTGTCCTTATTGTAAGCATGAAGTTATGAGTTCAAAATTTTGTAGAATGTGCGGAGCTTTTCCAATCTAA
- a CDS encoding YHS domain-containing protein, with product MPVDPVCGIELDEDIALIHDHNGKNFYFCCNGCRKIFIKKPRKYKNNV from the coding sequence GTGCCAGTTGATCCTGTATGTGGAATTGAATTAGATGAAGATATAGCTTTAATCCATGATCATAATGGAAAAAATTTCTACTTTTGTTGTAATGGATGTAGAAAAATATTCATAAAAAAACCACGAAAGTACAAAAATAATGTTTAG
- a CDS encoding aldo/keto reductase codes for MISGYATSEGTKNFSKNSQVNLDNFKIFENLHLSNVGIGTYLGNPDSQTDELVKNAVKQTVLSGVNVIDTAINYRAQKAERSVGKAISELIQEEKITRNQVFVSSKNGYVTNDADIQEDFMQYVMRELGKPGIVKEGDITSGYHCMTTAYLSDQLDRSLKNLDLECIDLMYLHNGIEGQIKDISKDEFLEKLKSVFELYEQKRDEGKIKFYGMATWECFRVQDNDPQHLSLEDIVQMAKKIGGDNHGFKFIQLPYNMNYDQALLGKNQIIGNKPVSILESAVTLGIGVFTSVPFMQGRLLSPGVMPEFSDLKSSLRALQFIRSSPGVLAPLVGQKSAEHVSENLEIMKIPPLSNEDFVALVKKLTS; via the coding sequence ATGATTTCTGGATATGCTACATCAGAGGGAACAAAGAACTTTTCAAAAAATTCTCAAGTCAATCTAGATAATTTTAAAATTTTTGAGAACTTACATCTCTCAAATGTGGGAATTGGAACCTATTTGGGAAATCCTGATAGTCAAACTGATGAATTGGTAAAAAATGCAGTAAAACAGACTGTTTTATCAGGTGTAAATGTTATTGATACTGCAATTAATTATCGTGCCCAAAAAGCAGAACGCTCTGTTGGTAAGGCAATATCTGAACTAATTCAAGAAGAAAAAATCACTCGAAATCAAGTTTTTGTAAGTAGTAAAAATGGATATGTGACAAATGATGCAGACATTCAAGAAGATTTTATGCAGTATGTAATGCGTGAACTCGGAAAACCTGGCATTGTAAAAGAGGGTGACATAACTTCTGGTTATCACTGTATGACTACTGCATACTTATCTGATCAATTAGATAGAAGCTTGAAAAATTTAGATCTCGAATGTATTGATTTAATGTATTTGCATAATGGCATCGAGGGACAAATAAAAGATATTTCTAAAGATGAATTTTTGGAAAAATTAAAATCTGTTTTTGAATTATATGAGCAAAAACGTGATGAAGGAAAAATCAAATTTTATGGAATGGCTACGTGGGAGTGCTTTAGAGTTCAAGATAATGATCCCCAACATCTTTCTTTAGAAGATATTGTACAAATGGCCAAAAAAATCGGTGGGGATAATCATGGATTCAAATTTATCCAATTACCTTACAACATGAATTATGATCAAGCTCTCTTAGGGAAAAATCAAATAATTGGAAATAAACCTGTCTCGATTTTGGAGTCTGCAGTAACTCTTGGAATTGGAGTTTTTACAAGTGTTCCATTTATGCAAGGTCGATTATTATCTCCTGGCGTAATGCCCGAGTTTAGTGATTTGAAATCATCACTTCGTGCCTTACAATTTATTCGGTCATCCCCTGGGGTATTGGCTCCACTAGTAGGTCAAAAATCTGCAGAACATGTTTCAGAAAATTTAGAAATAATGAAAATTCCTCCTTTATCCAATGAAGATTTTGTAGCGTTGGTTAAAAAATTAACTTCTTGA
- a CDS encoding prenyltransferase, which translates to MISVWLRVIRVRFLLASVIAVMTGLALNWYQSGSIEYFDALLTFAGVMALHASVDLLNDYWDFKRGIDTKTTRTKMSGGTGVLPEGLLKPSSVYRAGVFFLVLGALIGSYFVITYGILIAIILGFAILSIYFYSTKIVDSGLGEFFVAVKGSMIVIGTFYIQSGEVNIESILAGIVIGTLSSLVLFIASFPDHDADKSKGRKTLVIAVGKAKARKLFWIFPLFAYAVIVIGVLLNYLPILTLISLMSFPLIIKSGIGLQKNYDSVDELVPYMSSTLKFSRLTGILFVIGFLIPL; encoded by the coding sequence ATGATTTCAGTTTGGTTACGTGTAATTCGAGTTCGTTTTCTTTTAGCTTCTGTAATTGCAGTAATGACTGGATTGGCACTAAATTGGTATCAAAGTGGTTCGATAGAATATTTCGATGCTCTTTTGACATTTGCAGGTGTGATGGCATTGCATGCAAGTGTTGATTTGCTTAATGATTACTGGGATTTCAAACGAGGAATTGATACTAAAACCACTAGAACTAAAATGAGTGGTGGAACAGGTGTATTGCCTGAAGGATTACTCAAACCTTCTTCTGTTTATCGTGCTGGTGTATTTTTCTTAGTACTTGGAGCATTGATTGGTAGTTATTTTGTTATTACATATGGTATTTTGATTGCAATAATTTTGGGTTTTGCAATTCTTTCAATCTATTTTTACTCTACTAAGATTGTTGATTCTGGTTTAGGTGAATTTTTTGTTGCTGTAAAGGGATCCATGATTGTCATTGGAACTTTCTACATTCAATCTGGTGAAGTCAATATTGAATCCATTCTAGCTGGAATTGTCATTGGAACTTTATCATCTTTAGTATTGTTTATTGCATCATTTCCTGATCATGATGCTGATAAATCAAAAGGCAGAAAAACATTAGTGATTGCAGTTGGAAAAGCCAAAGCACGAAAATTATTTTGGATTTTCCCATTATTTGCTTATGCTGTTATTGTAATTGGGGTTTTGTTGAATTATTTGCCTATTTTGACTTTGATTAGTTTGATGAGTTTTCCATTGATAATCAAATCTGGAATTGGCTTGCAAAAAAATTATGATTCTGTTGATGAACTAGTTCCTTACATGAGTTCAACTTTAAAATTTAGTCGTCTTACTGGAATATTATTTGTCATTGGTTTCTTAATTCCTCTTTAA
- a CDS encoding DUF2203 domain-containing protein — translation MFSFFTAKEANDALPDVIKKFEYSLAKKNDITKIEKELQLTVSTTNSFEKYMELKQKLNTAITKFYQSIEILESTGVMIKSIDQGLLDFPSKRFDDEVCLCWKHGETEIKFWHDKESGFMGRKPIEVNDESLV, via the coding sequence ATGTTTTCCTTTTTCACTGCAAAAGAAGCTAATGATGCATTACCTGATGTGATTAAAAAATTTGAATATTCATTGGCTAAAAAAAATGATATAACAAAAATTGAAAAAGAACTCCAACTAACTGTATCTACTACAAATTCTTTTGAAAAATACATGGAATTAAAACAAAAACTCAATACTGCAATTACTAAATTTTATCAATCAATTGAAATTTTAGAGAGTACTGGAGTCATGATAAAAAGTATAGATCAGGGATTACTTGATTTTCCTTCAAAAAGGTTTGATGATGAAGTTTGCTTATGTTGGAAACATGGCGAAACTGAAATTAAATTTTGGCATGATAAAGAATCTGGATTTATGGGTAGAAAACCTATTGAAGTTAATGATGAGTCTTTAGTTTAA
- a CDS encoding pyridoxamine 5'-phosphate oxidase family protein has protein sequence MTKFKESEISFLKSIEEARIATSNNNIPHVKPVSFIFYKNTIIIATDYQTKSFQNIKVNPHTSIVIDRYVPGNHKAVCIQGQVKIIESGKEFAEYYEMFYEKFQWVKNDPWKENEAPFLQIIPKNHTSWGLN, from the coding sequence TTGACAAAATTCAAGGAATCAGAAATTAGTTTTCTAAAATCAATAGAGGAAGCAAGAATTGCGACATCAAATAACAACATACCACATGTTAAACCAGTTTCTTTCATATTTTATAAAAATACAATAATTATTGCCACAGATTATCAAACAAAATCATTTCAAAACATCAAAGTCAATCCTCACACAAGCATTGTAATTGACAGATATGTTCCAGGAAATCACAAAGCAGTATGTATTCAAGGACAAGTAAAAATTATTGAATCAGGAAAAGAGTTTGCAGAATATTATGAAATGTTTTATGAAAAATTTCAATGGGTAAAAAATGACCCATGGAAGGAAAATGAGGCACCATTTTTACAAATTATTCCAAAAAACCATACAAGTTGGGGATTAAATTAA
- a CDS encoding Vms1/Ankzf1 family peptidyl-tRNA hydrolase, with protein MSVSQFSEIDPSEWLSINQFVFELKEVKGQCVSVYYPYGKGENTIQLLQETKRSDSVEKIKKKIENKILELKKNPVSVGKFTKTLCLFGWIVDGKIHLKVIGTSKKLPYLYIVNKKPYVKPFSDILKTNYTILIVTVDQKTARIQKFIGSQIIQESKLKIDLQGRHKKGGQSQGRFLRARQTKIHVFFKKVANKVRLMSDNSELILLGGSGNGKTEFYDELNSELTSKCRFVEGLSFTTPIKDIHKIIIHHLYEYRKKHMEELMQKYEKLVKEGLTAKRNNIINRALKMGSVETLIVSTLFHTKPQFKNILKMLEEAKNTSCRIEFAMSPKIIQKLEIDDSVLAILRYKIE; from the coding sequence GTGTCTGTATCCCAATTTTCTGAAATTGACCCTTCTGAGTGGCTGTCCATTAATCAATTTGTATTTGAATTAAAGGAAGTCAAAGGTCAATGTGTTTCTGTTTACTATCCTTATGGTAAAGGTGAAAACACAATTCAATTATTACAAGAAACTAAAAGATCGGATTCTGTTGAAAAAATTAAAAAGAAAATTGAAAATAAGATTTTAGAATTAAAAAAAAATCCTGTATCTGTTGGTAAATTTACTAAAACATTATGTCTTTTTGGTTGGATTGTTGATGGTAAAATTCATCTCAAAGTAATTGGCACTTCAAAAAAATTACCTTATCTTTACATCGTAAACAAAAAACCATATGTCAAACCTTTTTCTGATATTCTTAAAACCAATTATACTATTTTGATAGTAACAGTTGATCAAAAAACTGCCAGAATACAAAAATTCATTGGCAGTCAAATTATTCAAGAATCTAAATTAAAAATTGATTTACAAGGAAGGCATAAAAAAGGTGGACAAAGTCAGGGAAGATTTTTGAGAGCAAGACAAACAAAAATTCATGTCTTTTTCAAAAAAGTTGCAAATAAAGTTAGACTGATGTCTGATAATTCTGAATTAATTCTTTTGGGAGGTAGTGGTAATGGCAAAACGGAATTCTACGATGAATTAAATTCTGAATTAACTTCTAAATGCAGATTTGTTGAAGGTTTGTCTTTTACAACTCCTATTAAGGACATCCATAAGATAATCATTCATCATCTTTATGAGTATAGAAAAAAACACATGGAAGAATTGATGCAAAAATATGAGAAATTAGTTAAGGAAGGACTAACTGCTAAAAGAAATAATATAATTAATCGTGCGCTAAAAATGGGAAGTGTGGAAACCCTAATTGTTTCTACACTGTTTCATACCAAACCTCAATTCAAAAATATTCTTAAAATGTTAGAAGAGGCAAAAAATACTTCATGTAGAATTGAGTTTGCCATGTCTCCAAAGATTATTCAAAAACTTGAAATTGATGACTCTGTTTTAGCAATTTTAAGATATAAAATTGAATAA